A region of Acidithiobacillus ferridurans DNA encodes the following proteins:
- a CDS encoding uracil-DNA glycosylase family protein, whose amino-acid sequence MDSRARILIAAQAPGRKVHETGIPFNDASGDRLRTWLGISREVFYDARQVALVPMGFCYPGTGTSGDLPPRPECARVWHGELLPHLQHLQLTLVIGQYARAYHLPAEAGTLTEVVHAWRENWPNRILLPHPSPRNNLWLKRNPWFEKELIPALQARVAEVLAQDR is encoded by the coding sequence ATGGATTCGCGCGCCCGTATTTTGATCGCTGCGCAGGCTCCGGGCAGGAAGGTGCACGAAACAGGTATTCCCTTCAACGATGCCAGCGGCGATAGGCTTCGTACCTGGCTGGGTATCTCCCGAGAGGTATTCTACGACGCCCGACAGGTGGCGCTCGTGCCCATGGGATTCTGCTACCCAGGCACCGGAACGTCCGGAGACTTGCCGCCGCGGCCAGAGTGCGCTCGTGTCTGGCATGGGGAGTTACTGCCGCATTTGCAGCATCTGCAACTCACTCTGGTCATCGGCCAGTATGCCCGGGCTTATCACCTTCCTGCCGAGGCCGGAACGCTGACGGAGGTGGTTCATGCATGGCGCGAAAACTGGCCCAACCGCATACTGCTGCCGCATCCCAGCCCGCGTAATAATCTGTGGCTGAAGCGCAATCCGTGGTTCGAGAAAGAACTCATTCCGGCGCTTCAGGCGCGTGTTGCCGAGGTGCTTGCGCAGGACCGTTGA
- a CDS encoding protein adenylyltransferase SelO, with the protein MDKALFRFDNSYARDLEGFYAPWQAATAPAPRLLLLNQALAEELGLDSATLDDELGAAIFSGNQVPEGALPLAQAYAGHQFGHFSPQLGDGRALLLGELVDRHGRRRDMQLKGSGRTPFSRGGDGKAALGPVLREYVIGEAMHALGIPTTRALAAVTTGETVRRETSLPGAILTRIAASHIRVGTFQFFAARNENARVKQLADYTIARHYPTLKSADNPYLELFAAVSAAQAALIARWMLVGFIHGVMNTDNMSIAGETIDYGPCAFMDHYDPETVFSSIDAQGRYAYAHQPLIAQWNLTRFAETLIDLVHPDPDEAVRLLTEQINEFPTLYTRHWLDGMRARMGLATAEDGDLALAQALLSAMEGQNADYTQVFRGLSAAVHGDPAQVRAHFTNPAPFDLWLAQWQARLARENTTAEARAKAMDQVNPLYIPRNHKVEEALAAATQDQDLTPFKALLAVLEQPFTERPGLESYAQPAPEDFGPFKTFCGT; encoded by the coding sequence ATGGATAAGGCATTATTCCGTTTTGACAATAGCTATGCGCGCGATCTGGAGGGTTTTTACGCCCCCTGGCAGGCGGCCACGGCACCAGCGCCCCGACTGCTGCTGTTGAACCAGGCACTGGCGGAGGAGCTGGGGCTCGACAGTGCCACGCTGGACGATGAACTGGGTGCCGCCATTTTTTCCGGGAATCAGGTCCCGGAAGGCGCGCTGCCCTTGGCCCAGGCCTATGCCGGTCATCAGTTCGGCCACTTCTCTCCGCAACTGGGGGACGGCCGCGCCCTCTTGCTCGGCGAGTTGGTCGATCGCCATGGTCGGCGCCGGGATATGCAACTGAAAGGCTCTGGTCGCACGCCCTTTTCGCGGGGCGGCGATGGCAAGGCGGCACTGGGGCCGGTGCTACGCGAATATGTCATCGGCGAAGCCATGCATGCGCTGGGCATACCCACGACCCGCGCGCTGGCCGCCGTCACGACAGGGGAAACCGTCCGTCGGGAAACATCGCTCCCCGGCGCCATCCTCACCCGCATCGCCGCCAGCCATATTCGCGTCGGCACCTTTCAGTTTTTTGCCGCACGCAACGAAAACGCCCGGGTCAAACAACTGGCTGATTACACCATCGCCCGCCACTACCCCACCCTGAAAAGTGCGGACAATCCCTATCTGGAGCTGTTTGCGGCGGTATCCGCCGCACAGGCAGCCCTGATCGCGCGCTGGATGCTGGTCGGTTTCATTCACGGTGTGATGAACACAGACAACATGAGTATCGCCGGCGAGACCATCGATTACGGCCCCTGCGCCTTCATGGATCACTACGATCCGGAGACCGTTTTCAGCTCCATCGACGCGCAGGGCCGTTATGCCTACGCCCACCAACCATTGATTGCGCAGTGGAATCTCACGCGCTTCGCCGAAACCCTGATTGATCTGGTTCACCCCGACCCCGATGAGGCCGTGCGCCTGCTGACCGAGCAGATCAACGAGTTTCCTACGCTCTACACCCGCCACTGGCTCGATGGCATGCGCGCCAGAATGGGCCTGGCCACGGCGGAGGACGGCGATCTCGCGCTGGCGCAAGCTCTTTTGTCCGCCATGGAAGGCCAGAATGCCGACTACACACAGGTCTTCCGCGGTTTGTCAGCGGCAGTGCACGGTGATCCGGCGCAGGTCCGCGCCCACTTTACCAACCCGGCGCCGTTTGATCTTTGGTTGGCGCAATGGCAGGCCCGACTGGCGCGCGAAAACACCACCGCGGAGGCGCGCGCCAAGGCAATGGATCAGGTCAATCCGCTCTACATACCCCGCAACCACAAAGTCGAGGAAGCCCTGGCCGCCGCTACGCAGGATCAGGACCTCACCCCGTTCAAAGCGCTGCTCGCCGTGCTGGAACAGCCCTTCACGGAGCGTCCGGGGCTGGAGAGCTATGCCCAGCCCGCTCCCGAGGATTTCGGGCCATTCAAAACCTTTTGCGGGACGTAG